The genomic window CATAGATCAGACCGAACCCAGTGGACTTGCCACCACCAAACTGAGTGCGGAAGCCAAAGAGGCTGACGCACGCGTTGTCCGAGACATCGTACATCTTGGCGAGCTTCTCGCGGAGCTCAGCCTGAGGAAGAAACAAGGGATGGGGGAGGGAGAACGTCAGTCACAAGTTCGCCCCCGCGTGTATTTTAGGGCAAATCGCTAAACAAAACCCGAAAACCCTAAAGAGGTCATGGACGGTGTTGGCGCTCACCTTGGGCACGTTGGCGCGGCCGGGGTGGAGAACATCGAGGATCTGCGTAGAGAGAGGGTTGGAAACGTCACGGTCAGTATCGCGCTTCAATCGTCGAGCCCTCGCTTCGTGCGGCGCGTCTCTCCGAGGTTGAAATCGCCGGAAAACACCCGTATACTCAGAGAGCTAAGAGCCGCCCGGGTGGCTTGCCGGGAATCGGGCACTCACGAACTGGCGACGGCTAAGCAGACGGTTAGTCATGAACTTGCGCGTGCGGAGGGTACAAGAGGTGTTCGACATCTTGGCGACGACCCTGTGGGTGGTCACTGCGCCTCGGAAAGAGGGCGGCCAAGCGCGGCTTCGAGGGCCTTTGTTGGTCCTTGTTTTTCTCGCTCCCGCTCTCCTCTCTTTTTTTCGGTGTCCGACCGGATCGATGAGTTATCTCGAGTCATTCTCACATTTCCCCCGTATAATCCTGTGAAACAAAGGTCGGTTGCAATTTGGCCGTGGTGAGCGACTTCACGTGGGATCGCCGGGGACTGCCACATCACGGAGCGAGCGCCGCTTAAGTTCCCAGGTGCGTGTCTGTTTGGGAGCGTCAGTATGTCCAAGGCTGCTTTCGCCGGCCTCAAGGCCGTACAGGAGATCCGATTCCACCTCTGTCAGACGTCCAAGGGGAGCGAGGGCGTCCGCAACTTCCTCCTTAAGAGCTACAAGAACATGAAAGCCGCGAGCCCCGCGACGCCTATCCTCATCCGAGAGGCAAGCGGCGTGGAGGGTGGCATCGTTGTTCGTCAAGGTACGGACATCTTCAACCCCGCGGGCATTTCAGcctctcgcgtcgccgaacccTGCTTCTGtgaccctcgcgtcgctccccgATGATGCCCACCTATGTCCCCCGTGGCTGACCGAACGTCCCCATCAACCTCCGTCCTCGCAGATTTTGGGGTGGAGAAGAGGGCTTCTCTCGAGGGTATGGACGAAAAAGCGGTGGAAAAGGAGGTTACCTCGCTCCTCAAGTAAATTAGCGCCTTTTCTCGTTCCTCTCGGACGAGATCGATAGGTTGAGGAGCCCATCGCGGGAAACCCTGGAGTCGATGTAATTCTATTTCTGTCTCAACACCGCCTATTTCTCGGGTGCCATCGTGCGATCCGTGCGCCGCAACTCACGGTAACAGATGCCCTCGGATGTACTAGAAGACTGGACGCATCGCCGACCTGGAGACTCTAACTGGTGACTGCTATTCAAACCGCGTGACTAAAGCAAAATAAGAACGCAGCGGTGCTACCTCCCTGTCGTCGAGGGCTGGTCCTCAGAGAGCAAGACCTTGTCCGTCGCAGCCTCGAACGCTGCTGTCGCCTTTGCCAGAATTTTCTCCGATGCCTCCAATTCCCGCGCCAGCTCCCTGTCTAGCTCGTCGTTCTCCGCCTGAAGCTTGGCTATCCTCCCCAGCTGTGCGTGTTCGTCCAGATCCACCTCTGGGAGCAACgaggcgagctcgtcgatcttCCTGCTCTGCTGGACCACCGCCGCTGCCATCTCCTGCGATGATGAAACGTGGGTGTTACTCTTGCAGGAGTTCACGGGTCATTCCGGGCGTGTGAAGAAGGGAAGTCCGGAAGGGAAAGGTTGAAGGCGCACCTTTATTTGCTTCTCGCTCGCTTCTCGGCCATCGTCGGGCAACTCGTCGCTGAGTtcgccgtccgccgtcgtcccggcGGGCTTGGCATCCCTCTGTAGCACACCGACGCAGTTGTAAAACATGCCATTGAGCTCGTTCACCGAATCCTGAAGTTGAGTGACGATGTCCGCCATGGCGCCCACGCACTCATAAAGTGTTGGCTCGACTCGCTCTCACGCTTCGGAGGAAGACCCCCGAAGCTTGCTTTTGCCCTGGAACAG from Micromonas commoda chromosome 11, complete sequence includes these protein-coding regions:
- a CDS encoding predicted protein; its protein translation is MSNTSCTLRTRKFMTNRLLSRRQFILDVLHPGRANVPKAELREKLAKMYDVSDNACVSLFGFRTQFGGGKSTGFGLIYDNIDAMKKFEPKHRVIRAGLKEKVTQSRKQIKEKKNRVKKLRGSAKNKVM
- a CDS encoding predicted protein — its product is MSKAAFAGLKAVQEIRFHLCQTSKGSEGVRNFLLKSYKNMKAASPATPILIREASGVEGGIVVRQDFGVEKRASLEGMDEKAVEKEVTSLLK
- a CDS encoding predicted protein, which encodes MADIVTQLQDSVNELNGMFYNCVGVLQRDAKPAGTTADGELSDELPDDGREASEKQIKEMAAAVVQQSRKIDELASLLPEVDLDEHAQLGRIAKLQAENDELDRELARELEASEKILAKATAAFEAATDKVLLSEDQPSTTGR